In the genome of Paenibacillus pabuli, one region contains:
- a CDS encoding DUF6612 family protein, protein MKKWTTLIIGALLAVSMTACGSDADNSTATPPAGNETSNEGNTTAEQTTKTPTLDELIDKTNAATKEMKSFTTEANIDQNLKMVAGEQSQDQQVKTSLKMDIIKDPMTIYQEMKMEMSGQEAQNVKQYITSDNIYSQVGDQWIKIPDEQTKQLIEQMKASMNPEGEMEQFKKIEEDTKITEEGDNYVLNADVSGDNVKELAKAVMEQNGSDAQTQAMLDQMNITSMKMKYMINKETYLPVSTDVDMVMEMEQEGQKVSMDMKMTSTFSNHNGVKEIKIPQEALDSAK, encoded by the coding sequence TGACAGCTTGCGGAAGCGATGCAGATAACAGTACAGCAACGCCGCCAGCTGGCAATGAAACGTCTAACGAGGGCAATACAACTGCGGAGCAGACGACAAAGACTCCTACGTTGGACGAGTTAATTGATAAAACAAATGCAGCGACTAAAGAAATGAAAAGCTTCACTACAGAAGCAAATATTGATCAAAATTTGAAAATGGTGGCTGGCGAACAGTCCCAGGACCAGCAGGTTAAAACATCGCTGAAGATGGATATCATCAAAGATCCGATGACGATTTACCAGGAGATGAAGATGGAAATGTCCGGACAGGAAGCGCAGAACGTGAAACAATATATCACTTCGGATAACATTTATTCACAGGTGGGAGATCAATGGATCAAAATTCCTGACGAACAAACAAAACAACTGATTGAGCAGATGAAAGCAAGCATGAACCCGGAAGGTGAAATGGAGCAATTTAAAAAAATTGAAGAAGACACTAAAATTACGGAAGAAGGGGACAACTACGTTTTAAACGCTGATGTATCCGGAGATAACGTGAAAGAATTGGCTAAAGCGGTTATGGAGCAAAATGGATCGGATGCCCAAACTCAAGCGATGCTTGATCAAATGAATATTACGAGCATGAAAATGAAATATATGATTAACAAGGAAACCTATTTGCCTGTAAGTACGGATGTGGACATGGTTATGGAAATGGAGCAGGAGGGACAGAAAGTCTCGATGGACATGAAAATGACCAGCACGTTCTCCAATCACAATGGTGTGAAAGAGATCAAGATCCCGCAAGAAGCATTGGATAGTGCTAAATAA